The sequence aaaggaaatgatCTTCTTGCATCTGTACGGGTAGTTGGGAGGTATGTTGTATGCCACTAACTTTCTGGCATCAGAAACATGGACAATGTTAGTTTTGTTGCAATTGGTGGTGTGAAGAATAAAATGCAATAGTAAGAAATGATTGCTACCATTATTAATGCTTTAATTAATGTCCTGCTACACTGATACCATGAACTGGTGAACTGATAATATCCATGTTAAAATAATCCTCAACCGTCCTAGTGGTGTCAACACACTGTTTTCCATGAATATTGAATGTGAGATAGTTCCAGAGCTAGGTGGTACTGCCTTGTCTCCAATCACAACTCCAAGTTATCATTCAATTATATGGATGCTAAATACTTGTGGACAGGTTTTCTTAATACATGATGTTCAGTACCTATTTTCTGATGACAAATTCTGCTAGTGCATTTACTAAAGGAGCTGTTTTTATGCTATATGTGGActaatgtttttgtttgttatagCTATCTTGCAGAAACACCCAATGCATGCAAAGAGAAAGTTAGAGAGCTTTTGGACTATATGCTGACAATTGAAGGTGAAGATGAACCAAGGTTTgtgaatatatttttgtagtagGCTGTGAGATTACTTTTCTCAATATTGTACTCTGATAATAACTTTGCCCACATTATTTTGAATGACAGCCCTTTTCACTCTATATCTTTTCTACTTCCAATGATGTGTCAAATTACAATGGATATTGAAGGGTGTGAAGCTTTGATTTCTTCTGGAGGTTACAAAGCTGTAAGTTGGTCTAGTTTTCAGCTAAATGTATTTTCTTGGTCAACTTTTTGTTGGAATATATAATGACATTGATTAATGTAGCTGCTCTTTCTTCCATTAATAATTTGTTCTTAGTTCCTTATATAAAGACCATTTGGAGGGTATGATTTCTTGGACATGTATCATTGAGCAATGTAATGTATTCACTAATACCCTACTCCATTCTAAACCATTTTATTAACCTGTAATATTCTCTACCCCTTCTCCATTCAATTGGATGCACCATCCAGTCGTACAGCAGCATTCCTTgagttgatgaatttttttttttttttttgtaaataagcCTCTTACAAAATTTTCTTCCTGTAGTCTTATCCCATTGTCTTTCCATTCTTGGATGTATGGTCAAGGGAACAAACAATGGCACAACACGCAAAAGCCCGTTTGCATTAGCTTGGAGTTTTTTTCTCGTCCTACTTTCCACTTTAAAACAAAGTCAGCGCTGGGACAAGGGTGATAGAGGGCAGCAAGTGAGGGTGGCAGTTCCTTTAGTGGCTAGTCCTTGGCAAAACTGGTCCAATCTGTGGTgtactaaaaacaaatatgaaagcTTGAGTTTAGCCTTTCGCCCCTCTCTTAAGCAAATAACATTTTTTGTGGGTTGAATAGTCATTCATAACAGGCTTCAAGCTGCTGTCCATGATTCAACCATAACTTTTCACCTGCagacaatttctttttctcgTGGAAAAAGAGTTGTAAGttcaaaaataacattattgatTCATTTTTCAGGTTGCAGAATGCCTTGTAAAGTTGATTGGACCACGTGGCAACATGGTTGGAGATGATGGCTGCACCTTCTTGGCATGTGATACAGTATTGAATTTGCTGTTGAAGGTAGTGCTATCTTTATAGCAAcctgagtttttttattgttgttgtgcaTTATTGGCAACTTTTTTCTGaccttatgtttttttcattaatagaaAGAACAAATGCGATTTCGAATGGATGAATCAACCTTCATTGATCTTTTGAAGGCCATAGGATATTGGGCAGGTAAATAATAAAGCTTTGATTAGAAATTGTCATCTTCTTGTATTTAATGAAAGTCAGAATTTCATTCTTTCACGTgtttgcatgcatgcatgtgtgcATGTAGATGACTTGGGAGGGGGGGGGTCATATATCCTTTGGTGTGCTCTCTTTTCACAAGTATTATGATCTCGATGCATCATTATTCCTTGACCTGAGGTTCTGATCTTGATTGTTCAGGGAATGCAAATGACCTTTCTGTTATTATCATGGCTTCAAGCATTTGTGCTCTGATATTTGATTATACATCAGAGGAAGCTCTTCTAAATCATCCCAACTTCGACAACAGCTCCCTCCataatctatataaaatcaTTGCAAGAAGTTTGGCTTCTTGTAAGCAGGTAAAATCGATGTTTAAAAGCGTTACAGTGTATTTTTAATGCTTCTTGAAGGGCTTAATTAGGCTCGCATTTTCCTTCCTAGAGGAAACACCTTTCATTATATCAGTGTTCAGGTGGCCTTGGCCCCACCCGCTCCTCTCCGAAAAGCAACACCTTTCACTATATCACTGCTTGATGAGACTAACCTACAAGTTTGTCAATTGAATTCATTTCAGGATATGTCTGATATAGTTAGAGAAGAAACAGATCTTCTCGAGATTGTTACTTCAGGTCTGTCTTTGAAACTTGAAAGCATCAGATAGTTTCAACCATTTGCTTGTTATGCCTTCCTGCCTTTAACTCGTTGCAGATTTCATTTTTCCGAACTTGttcatagttaaattttcagaTTTCATATGTTGAACCTTTTTTGCAGGATTTACACGGTGGGCACATCGGTTCCCTCGTCTACGAGAGGCGGTTGAGAGTGCTTAACAGCCAGGTGTTGATTTTTGATGTAATTATGTGAATGTGTTCCCGCTGGCTTATGTATGATCTTTTGTAGTCGATTTTGTTTTGTAAAGAATTTCAGTTTCTCCTTGAAAGTTTCCCATCTACTGGGaatccttttcaattttggaaagtttagttattaaacctgacTTGTCTAATGACTTGCTGTCATGGAACTTAGCCAATTTGAACTGATTTACACATTGACTGGCTGGTTAGTCTATAATCTGGTTTATCTTGTCCAACCCAGATTAACCTAGTTAAGggatttcttgtttaatttttgtccaaagtattatttcaaattttttaatatatatatgaataatgtcatttgattttaaaaaaaagcactGTATTGAGGTTGACTTTCCAACCTAATGATTTGGGCTTTTAACCAAGTTATTTTGTCGCCTTTTTAGCATCTTAGTGGCTGGTTGTTCTTCTCGTTCGTAGTCTTTTGTTCTCTTTAATCAAGAAATATCCTTCAcagatgattttttgagcagCATCGTTCATTCTTGAATGGTATCAATCATTTGAAAAtgtggttataattattttttatatgaaaatgtgtttttaatttttaaaaattattttaagattagcttattaaaattaaaatgatctaaaacatataaaaaataatgaattttttatataaaaaaaaattaatggaatgtcaataaatttttcatacaaaaatcaatcattGATGGAGTCTCCTTGTAAATGAAATGGTTGGCTAAGATTAGCCAAGCTCCAGCCCTTTTGAGAAGAAATATTAAACCATGTGGGTACTGGGCGTGGTTTTATTTGCATGGCTTCTGCCCATTGGAGGAATGATTTCTCGTGAAAAACTATAGTCACCAccgaggtttttttatttggcacTCTCTAGTCTTGTGTTTGCTTTCTGTCATCGCATCTACTCGTTTAAATTATGGGCCTGCTCGTTTTGTTTCATGATGGGCCTTCTTTGGGCTGGTAGGCCAGGCTTTTAGCTTTCTAGGCATGACCCAGAATATATTTTAGGGCTTCAAAGACGCGATCAAACTACTTGTATCGCTTTCTTTGATTAGGGCTTCGAGAAAGATTGTGTTGCGtgtagctttatttttttttttttttaaatagaacacTAAAAGCCAGAAGTCAATTATTGTTAAGAGATAGATTACTTTGAATTACAATAGTAGAACGGTCATTTTTCCTTTCTCAGACAAAATCACAATCCTCGCTAGCAGGGGTGAAATTAGTGTGACTGATTGATCATTTCAACAAAGGCTTTGACAATTATGtcctatcattttttatttggtgcGACTGATTGATCATTTCAATAAAGGCTTTGACAattattttctatcttttttttttgttttcactgtaaaaaaataatttaaatatttttaaaaacaaaataaattaaattttattattttaacaaccaacataacaattattattgtcGTTGTTATcgataatattattattctcaccattgttttaataatttttttttgttgttgttattgtcgtTATTACCATTGCTATTTCAATGTTGCTGTTTTGTAACTAgtattacaattattattatttttattagtattatcattattattaatattatcatgattgttattacaattattattgttattataatcactattattattattgttgttgttgttattaaaaaaaaaacgaacttcatttgaaaaatagaattaaaaataatcaaaacttagataaaagaaccaagaaaaacaataaaaaatattaaaaaaatagattaaattaaaatcattattattattaaaaaacaaaaatcataaatttgatttaagaatgaaattgaaagtcataaaaactttaacaaaaaaaaaaacaaaggaaaaaaaatacaaaattaaaagtaaaagacTGGATTAAAATACtttatgtatataaattaataaccaaaaaagaatgtcaacaaaagagaaaatgactaaaaaccaatgattaaaagtttgaattaaaataacaagaaaaataagaaccaTAGTGTCTTTTAGAGATTAATGAGGACTacaatgatttattatttatttatttatttaatatattaatattaaaaataaattatcttaatatatatattttttaaataatatccgGTGAACTGGCAAACACTATCAAACAAAGGTTGATGATATATAATATGGTTGATGATATATAATAGAGGCTGGTTCTTTAAGTGGATTGATAGCGTGAGATGACAAGACAAGAAAAAGGAGAACATGGCCAAAGTACAAGTGGAATTCATGAAGAAATAAATGTATCTCTACCGTGTGGGCCCCTCCAGAGCCTGTGCTCTGTCCTGGAAACAATTCTATCTTATCCTCGATACACCTGGAATCAAATCCCATGGACTATTTCTTTGATATAACCccaatcattattattattttttttccccatcatGCATCatttattattggttttttcaTGCCTGTAGAACCTCGATATCGATTTGGTCAACATAACTGTAGTTTTTAGAGGAAATTTActtgtaatataataatttatttatatttttctatattaattgCTTCATGCTACTTTaattattagaattaaaaaaaatattacacagtatgaatatttttacaaattttataaaattaatacagaaaatcaagatgagaaaaaaaaaaaaaaaaaagaactatattcttttaataaaaaaaacttcttatttttatatgagttatgtacttatatatatataatttttttttaagaacctCTTTAAATATTTGAACTCATCTCTCATGACGGAAGAAACCTAACCTAATAACCAATAACCAATAACCAGAAATttcaattgtattattttttcccAAGTAAGCTCGTTGATCTACTGTGACAAATTGCTTGCAGGCTGGCTAAAAGTCAACAAGACGAAAAACAAGATGATGAAAATGGTGTGCAACTACGTGGAATCATACACCAACcagaaaatatatacaaaactaTTCAAACAACGATAACAATTGAGAAGTCTATGGCTTGATGCCTCGCAAAACTATGGAAACCGCTTTGTAAATTCCATGTTAATGTCAATAATATTCGTTGTGCGGGAAAAATATTTCTCAATGATATTCTTTCTCCACTGATCATATGATATTATTCACTTGTATATATTCATCTTTCTGAAGTTCATCACAGCATTCTCTTTCACCCCTTTCCTTCCCTGATTGTTTGCCTACTTCTGTGCTTATTCGAGTTCATACACTTGACAACCATGTATAAAGTTGCTAGCCCGTCCGAGTTTTTGGTGATAACCGGGGTTGGTATCTCAGATATTAAGCTAGCCAAAAAGGGATGGATCCTTCCCGGCCAGTCATGTACTGTCTTCGACGTTTCACCGGTCAACTACACCTTCGAAGTCCAAGCCATGAGTGCAGAGAAGCTCCCTTTTGTTCTTCCTGCTGTCTTCACTATTGGCCCTCGTGTGGACGACGAACAAAGCCTCCTTAAATATGCAAAGCTCATCTCTCGACATGACAAGCTCTCTAACCATGTTAAAGAGCTTGTTCAGGGTATCATCGAGGGTGAGACCAGAGTACTCGCTGCTTCCATGACCATGGAAGAGGTTTTTAAAGGAACTAAAGAGTTTAAACAGGAAGTTTTTGAGAAAGTCCAGCTTGAACTTAATCAATTTGGATTGTTAATATACAATGCTAATGTTAAACAACTTGTCGATGTTCCTGGGCACGAGTACTTCTCTTACTTGGGTCAAAAGACTCAGATGGAGGCTGCAAATCAAGCCAGAGTTGATGTAGCAGAAGCGAAAATGAAGGGAGAGGTAGGATCAAAGCAAAGGGAGGGTCAAACTCTGCAAAATGCGGCGAGAATCGATGCTGAAACGAAGATTATTGCGACGCAAAGGCAAGGAGATGGGAAGAAGGAGGAGATAAAGGTGAAGACTGAGGTTAAGATTTATGAGAACCATAGAGAGGCAGAGGTGGCAGAGGCCAATGCTGATTTGGCAAAGAAGAAGGCTGGCTGGTCCAAAGAAGCGCAGGTGGCAGAGGTGGAAGCAACAAAGGCCGTGTCCCTGAGGGAGGCTGAGCTGCAAAGGGAGGTGGAGAGAATGAACGCTTTGACCAGAACTGAGAAGCTCAAGGCTGAGTTTCTGAGTCAGGCTAGCGTGGAGTACGAAACcaaggtaattaattaatatactatTCGTTaccatataattaatttctgaAAAGATAACTTGTAACTAAACCAATTTAAACTTATATTTATACGTAAATCAAACTCAGAAACGATTTCCAATCCAATTTGTTTGACTTGACAGGTTCAAGAAGCAAACTGGGAGCTGTATAAGAAACAGAAAGCAGCAGAGGCAATTCTCTATGAAAAGCAGAAAGATGCTGATGCACAAAAAGCAACAGCAGATGCAACATTTTATGCTCGCCAACAAGTTGCTGATGGGGAGCTATACGCAAAGCAAAAGGAAGCTGAAGGACTCGTGGCACTTGCACAGGCACAGGGAGTCTATATACGCACCGTTTTAGACGCATTAGGCGGCAATTATGCAGCGTTAAGAGATTACTTAATGATCAACAGCGGAATGTTTCAAGAGATTGCTAGGATTAACGCGGATGCAGTTCATGGGTTGCAGCCTAAAATCAGCATCTGGACTAATGGAAGCAGCGGCGAGGCTAACGACGGAGCTGGGGGAGGCAATGCAATGAAGGAGGTTGCCGGGGTTTATAAGATGTTACCACCTTTGTTCAAGACTGTTCAAGACCAAACTGGAATGCTACCGCCGGCATGGATGGGCACATTGACAGACTCTAGCCACTCTAATGTGAACTGAGTCACGGTGAGCTTGTGTGGTTCTGTTGCTCGAGTTTGCTGATATGAATACTCCCTGTGGTCTCCCGTTGATTGTGCGTGTGCgtgtgttctttttttcttgtatcgCAAGTAATTTCGTAATAATAAGATGAATGGAACACTCatatttcctttattttcttcgAAGATCAAGCCTGATTTAAATGTAAACGCAAGCTATAAATTGGTGGAAGGGGAGAAGATCTTGAATTATCAAATTTTGGCACTCTTCTGGTGTGTTTGTTTAAGCTGCGTGTCCccgcattttaaaaaattaaattttttttgttttaaattatttttttaatacattaatatcaaaaataaattttaaaaaataaaaaatatattatattaatatatttcaaagttaaaaatattttaaaatataataattataacaataataaattctaCCTTCACGCCACCAAGTAACCATGATAGTTGGTGTATTTTAGTGCGTGTGTTTGGAgtgtataatgttttttaaaattaatttttgtatgcaaatgttttaaaatgagtttttacaatttttttaatatta is a genomic window of Populus alba chromosome 18, ASM523922v2, whole genome shotgun sequence containing:
- the LOC118051273 gene encoding flotillin-like protein 4 gives rise to the protein MYKVASPSEFLVITGVGISDIKLAKKGWILPGQSCTVFDVSPVNYTFEVQAMSAEKLPFVLPAVFTIGPRVDDEQSLLKYAKLISRHDKLSNHVKELVQGIIEGETRVLAASMTMEEVFKGTKEFKQEVFEKVQLELNQFGLLIYNANVKQLVDVPGHEYFSYLGQKTQMEAANQARVDVAEAKMKGEVGSKQREGQTLQNAARIDAETKIIATQRQGDGKKEEIKVKTEVKIYENHREAEVAEANADLAKKKAGWSKEAQVAEVEATKAVSLREAELQREVERMNALTRTEKLKAEFLSQASVEYETKVQEANWELYKKQKAAEAILYEKQKDADAQKATADATFYARQQVADGELYAKQKEAEGLVALAQAQGVYIRTVLDALGGNYAALRDYLMINSGMFQEIARINADAVHGLQPKISIWTNGSSGEANDGAGGGNAMKEVAGVYKMLPPLFKTVQDQTGMLPPAWMGTLTDSSHSNVN